One Phenylobacterium hankyongense DNA segment encodes these proteins:
- a CDS encoding SRPBCC domain-containing protein, producing MADVRTSQVIKASPEALYRAFMDPAVLVEWLPPAQMTGVIHAFDARVGGGYRMSLYYPPDERTFRGKTAEREDRVDVRFVDLVPPRRIVEAVTFDSPDPAFAGEMTLVVTFDDAPGGTEVSFVASNLPPGVRPQDHDDGARLSLAQLARRFE from the coding sequence ATGGCTGACGTCCGCACGTCGCAGGTCATCAAGGCTTCGCCCGAGGCGCTCTACCGGGCCTTCATGGACCCGGCGGTGCTGGTCGAGTGGCTGCCGCCCGCGCAGATGACCGGCGTGATCCACGCCTTCGACGCCCGGGTCGGCGGCGGATACCGGATGTCGCTCTACTATCCGCCGGACGAGCGCACCTTCCGCGGCAAGACCGCCGAGCGCGAGGACCGGGTCGACGTCCGGTTCGTGGACCTCGTCCCGCCGCGCCGGATCGTCGAGGCGGTGACCTTCGACAGCCCCGATCCGGCCTTCGCGGGCGAAATGACCCTCGTGGTGACGTTCGACGACGCGCCCGGCGGGACCGAGGTCAGCTTCGTGGCCTCGAACCTGCCGCCGGGCGTCCGGCCGCAGGACCACGACGACGGCGCGCGGCTGTCGCTGGCGCAGCTGGCCCGCCGCTTCGAATGA
- a CDS encoding DUF427 domain-containing protein: MLIPGPDHPITLKTAKKRWRAFFNGHVIADTNDALILQEANYPPVVYFPREDVAMEYMARTDRTTHCPYKGDAAYYTLVMDGKIAENAVWTYEEPFESMDPITARLAFYADQVEVYDVDDAAVNPRHDEDLAARAEIDEVVQHTDAGDGTSQGPHWTPNVEVPAEEGGLR; this comes from the coding sequence ATGCTGATCCCCGGCCCGGACCACCCGATCACCCTCAAGACGGCGAAGAAGCGCTGGCGGGCGTTCTTCAACGGCCACGTCATCGCCGACACCAACGACGCCCTTATCCTGCAGGAGGCGAACTATCCGCCGGTGGTCTATTTCCCGCGTGAGGACGTGGCCATGGAGTACATGGCCCGCACGGACCGCACGACCCACTGCCCCTACAAGGGCGACGCCGCCTACTACACCCTCGTGATGGACGGCAAGATCGCGGAGAACGCGGTCTGGACCTACGAGGAGCCGTTCGAATCCATGGACCCGATCACCGCGCGCCTGGCCTTCTACGCCGACCAGGTGGAGGTCTATGACGTCGACGACGCCGCGGTGAACCCGCGCCACGACGAGGACCTGGCCGCCCGCGCCGAGATCGACGAGGTCGTCCAGCACACCGACGCCGGCGACGGCACCAGCCAGGGCCCCCACTGGACCCCGAACGTCGAGGTCCCGGCCGAAGAGGGCGGGCTGCGCTAG